From a single Carassius auratus strain Wakin chromosome 38, ASM336829v1, whole genome shotgun sequence genomic region:
- the sgpp1b gene encoding sphingosine-1-phosphate phosphatase 1, with protein MAGALKSEFVRLMQYLQDPQHVARFQRLCGVRGTEPTDRLRNGVPSTRHGDVQNGGGDATRRRTTGAESEREKHNNGVANGAAGENVNGQAQDKEGVEAQRSAVKPLRRNSLTGDVGQEFIIDNKFLYYLFTLGTELGNELFYISFFPFFMWNVDAYVSRRLVVVWVWVMYLGQCTKDVIRWPRPASPPVVKVEMFYNSEYSMPSTHAMSGTAIPLSLFLLTYGRWEYPLLLGLSLAISWCVLVCLSRIYMGMHSILDIIAGFLYSLLILVVFSPALDIIDTFNRTHPYAPLIIISLHVGLGLFSFTLDTWSTSRGDTAQILGSGAGIALASHINYHLGLLPDPPASMFPIQPPSFTLSLIGLCLLRFLLGVIILLATRAVMKALTIPLVCWVFGIPSSDVRKARQHMEVELPYRYIVYGAVGLNAHFLVPFLFVCVGLL; from the exons ATGGCAGGCGCGTTGAAATCGGAATTCGTTCGTCTCATGCAATATTTGCAGGACCCCCAGCACGTCGCGCGATTCCAACGGCTGTGCGGGGTGCGCGGGACCGAACCGACTGACAGACTCCGTAACGGAGTGCCAAGCACTCGCCACGGGGATGTTCAGAACGGAGGCGGAGACGCCACCCGCCGTAGAACAACAGGAGCAGAGAGCGAAAGGGAGAAACACAATAACGGCGTGGCAAACGGGGCTGCGGGAGAAAACGTCAATGGGCAGGCGCAGGATAAAGAAGGGGTCGAGGCTCAAAGATCCGCGGTAAAGCCGTTGCGCAGAAACTCTCTCACCGGAGACGTCGGGCAGGAGTTCATCATCGACAATAAGTTTCTTTACTACCTGTTCACGCTTGGTACCGAGCTTGGGAACGAGCTGTTCTACATCTCATTCTTCCCGTTCTTCATGTGGAACGTGGACGCGTATGTGAGCCGCCGGTTAGTCGTGGTCTGGGTGTGGGTCATGTATCTCGGCCAGTGCACGAAAGATGTGATCCGCTGGCCGAGACCTGCCTCGCCTCCGGTGGTCAAGGTGGAGATGTTTTACAACTCGGAGTACAGCATGCCTTCCACGCATGCCATGTCCGGTACCGCAATACCGTTGAGCCTGTTCCTGCTGACCTACGGTCGATGGGAG taTCCTCTGCTGCTGGGTCTCTCTCTAGCTATCAGCTGGTGTGTCCTGGTGTGTTTGAGCCGCATATACATGGGCATGCACTCCATACTG GACATTATTGCTGGTTTTCTGTACAGTTTGCTGATTCTGGTGGTCTTCAGTCCTGCTCTGGACATCATCGACACCTTTAACCGCACACATCCCTACGCCCCACTCATCATCATCTCACTTCACGTAGGCCTAGGCCTCTTCTCCTTCACCTTGGACACCTGGAGCACCTCACGCGGCGACACCGCCCAAATCCTGGGCTCTGGCGCGGGGATTGCTTTGGCATCCCACATCAACTACCACCTGGGCCTTTTGCCAGACCCACCTGCATCCATGTTTCCTATTCAGCCCCCGTCTTTCACCCTCAGCCTGATTGGACTCTGTCTGCTCCGCTTTCTCCTGGGTGTCATCATTCTTCTGGCTACCAGAGCCGTAATGAAAGCTCTCACCATCCCGCTGGTCTGCTGGGTCTTTGGGATTCCCAGCAGCGACGTCCGGAAAGCCAGGCAGCACATGGAGGTGGAGCTGCCGTATCGTTATATCGTCTATGGAGCCGTGGGGTTAAATGCGCATTTTCTTGTGCCTTTCCTGTTTGTATGTGTGGGTCTGTTGTGA